From Micromonospora sp. NBC_01699, a single genomic window includes:
- a CDS encoding SDR family NAD(P)-dependent oxidoreductase yields MNGDEVEVALRVLGEIRALPVDDPVRQRVQRAVDGLLKDAQRQRRANRRRQTAAADRAVVAGAATGAVDRAEGVPVVSTSREVSIDVDGVGRTRRERRCYACRDRFRTVDVLYHALCPTCAELHRWHRDAGTDLTGRRAVVTGGRVKIGYHVALKLLRDGAAVTVVTRFPTDAARRYAQEPDAATWLKSLRVIGADLRDPRQVVDLAERLTEDGSRLDILVNNAAQTVRRPTWAYQPLVAAELLATQEGAVVESVAGYRPGAAPPEWSATLAAVADAPGRELAHITDATGALVVPGDANSWTARIGQVDPVELLEVQLVNVVVPFLLLDRLRPVLTTPGPGRRYVVNVTGREGWFGEDGTGPERHPHTSVSKAALNMLTRVGAADLVRHQVYMCGVDTGWITDENPTALKARRAATGWRPPLDVIDAAARIYHPIIRGEAGAPLHGVLLKNYAIVPW; encoded by the coding sequence ATGAACGGCGACGAGGTCGAGGTAGCGTTGCGGGTGCTCGGCGAAATCCGTGCGCTACCTGTCGACGACCCGGTCCGCCAACGGGTACAGCGCGCGGTCGATGGGCTGCTCAAGGATGCCCAGCGGCAGCGGCGCGCCAACCGTCGCCGGCAGACCGCGGCCGCTGACCGGGCCGTCGTCGCTGGTGCGGCCACTGGTGCGGTAGACCGGGCCGAGGGCGTACCGGTGGTCTCCACCTCGCGTGAGGTGTCGATCGATGTGGACGGTGTGGGCCGGACCCGTCGGGAGCGCCGGTGTTACGCCTGCCGGGACCGGTTCCGCACGGTCGACGTCCTCTACCATGCGCTCTGCCCTACCTGTGCCGAGCTGCACCGGTGGCACCGGGACGCCGGTACCGATCTGACCGGCCGGCGAGCGGTGGTGACTGGCGGCCGGGTCAAGATCGGCTATCACGTGGCGTTGAAGTTGCTGCGCGACGGAGCCGCCGTCACGGTGGTGACCCGGTTCCCGACGGACGCCGCCCGCCGGTACGCGCAGGAGCCGGATGCCGCCACGTGGCTGAAGTCGCTGCGGGTCATCGGTGCGGACCTGCGGGACCCACGCCAGGTGGTGGACCTGGCGGAACGGTTGACCGAGGACGGAAGCCGGCTGGACATACTGGTCAACAACGCGGCCCAGACGGTGCGGCGACCGACGTGGGCGTACCAGCCGCTGGTCGCGGCGGAACTGCTGGCCACCCAGGAAGGGGCGGTGGTCGAGTCTGTGGCCGGCTACCGGCCCGGCGCGGCGCCGCCCGAGTGGAGCGCGACCCTCGCCGCCGTCGCCGACGCACCCGGCCGAGAACTGGCGCACATCACCGACGCCACCGGTGCGCTGGTCGTCCCCGGCGACGCAAACTCCTGGACCGCCAGGATCGGCCAAGTTGACCCGGTCGAGCTGCTGGAGGTGCAACTGGTCAACGTGGTGGTACCATTCCTGCTGCTTGACAGGCTCCGCCCGGTGTTGACCACACCCGGGCCGGGCCGTCGGTACGTGGTGAACGTGACCGGCCGGGAGGGCTGGTTCGGCGAGGATGGAACCGGACCCGAACGGCACCCACACACCTCGGTCAGCAAGGCAGCGCTGAACATGCTGACGCGGGTCGGCGCGGCCGACCTTGTCCGGCACCAGGTGTACATGTGCGGCGTCGACACCGGCTGGATCACCGACGAGAACCCGACCGCGCTCAAGGCACGGCGGGCCGCCACCGGCTGGCGACCACCACTGGACGTCATCGACGCCGCCGCACGGATCTACCACCCCATCATCCGCGGCGAAGCCGGCGCACCGCTGCACGGCGTACTACTCAAGAACTACGCCATCGTCCCGTGGTAG
- a CDS encoding IS5 family transposase: MGDRKPYPSDVTDEQWALIGPFLDTWRVTRVSVAGRHGEQDLREIVNAILYQNRTGCQWAYLPHDLPQKSATYYYFALWRDDGTDQTIHDLLRGQAREKAGRAEDPSAVAVDTQSMRAANHVPAATTGKDAGKKVPGRKRDLAVDTVGLIIAVVVTAASATDNAIGIKLLDKVAEHTPTVTHAWVDAGFKQDLAVHGAVLGIDVEVVKRSDTMPGFVPVKKRWIVEQTYGTLMLHRRLVREYVKKRFTTLTRDSTSGRRPGGDGPSSQLG, encoded by the coding sequence ATGGGTGATCGAAAGCCGTACCCGAGTGACGTGACCGACGAGCAGTGGGCGTTGATCGGGCCGTTCCTGGACACGTGGCGGGTCACGCGTGTCTCGGTCGCGGGTCGTCACGGCGAACAGGATTTGCGGGAGATCGTGAACGCGATCCTCTACCAGAACCGGACCGGCTGCCAGTGGGCGTACCTGCCGCATGACCTGCCGCAGAAGTCGGCGACGTACTACTACTTCGCGTTGTGGCGTGACGACGGCACCGACCAGACGATCCATGACCTGCTGCGCGGCCAGGCGCGGGAGAAGGCCGGTCGGGCGGAGGACCCGAGCGCGGTCGCGGTGGACACCCAGTCGATGCGGGCCGCGAACCACGTCCCGGCGGCCACGACCGGTAAGGATGCCGGTAAGAAGGTGCCGGGCCGTAAACGGGACCTGGCCGTGGACACCGTCGGCCTGATCATCGCCGTGGTCGTGACCGCGGCGTCGGCCACCGACAACGCGATCGGCATCAAGCTCCTGGACAAGGTCGCCGAGCACACGCCGACGGTGACCCACGCCTGGGTCGACGCCGGGTTCAAACAGGACCTGGCGGTCCACGGCGCGGTGTTGGGCATCGATGTCGAGGTCGTCAAACGATCCGACACCATGCCTGGGTTCGTGCCGGTCAAGAAGCGGTGGATCGTCGAGCAAACCTACGGCACGCTGATGCTGCACCGTCGTCTGGTGCGCGAGTACGTCAAGAAACGGTTTACGACGCTGACCAGGGACAGCACAAGCGGTCGCAGGCCGGGCGGAGACGGTCCGAGCAGCCAACTGGGTTGA
- a CDS encoding polymorphic toxin-type HINT domain-containing protein, whose product MSLLHAPAPAAASADPPYQPPAATPVPAVPVTEVAWAPVSAYMPSQLAASKRQTLPGAASASAKPAPVWPAAASTVVELAAAQDSAPAKVGGLPVRVAAANDSGTARSTTGQPQRVRVEVLDRAATTRAGVRGVLLRLHRADGLATTAGVRVSVDYAAFATAYGADWASRLRLVSLPDCALTSPNSRQCVGVPLPSRNDLAKRTVSADLPLSAAARMVALSADTSGPAGDYGATSLQPSSTWSAGGNSGSFTWSYPMRVPPAPGGPAPQIGLNYSSQSVDGRHAASNNQPSWVGEGFEATVGGFIERRYKPCADDMDGSANNDDETGDLCWETDNAILSLNGSSSELIYNSTENRWHPRSDDGSRIERRTGASNGDNNGEHWVVTATDGTQYWFGRNRLPGWASGQPVTNSTWTAPVFGNDPAVGSIPAEPCHATAFADSDCVQAWRWNLDYVVDLNNNSASYWYVKETNKYARNLDPADDAAYDRGGWLDRIDYGTRQNSGVDSVLSTPAPLRVEFGEADRCLSSCGTHDEAHWPDTPWDAECTGTSCPDNFSPTFWSTKRLATITTQVRNGGGYDNVERWTLKHTFPDPGDGTRAGLWLDKISHAGLVGGTTTVPDVEFTYIQLANRVDTIDFAAAMNWMRIAQIRNESGGTINVTYSEPDCVAGQTPTPHTNNRLCYPVIWEPEGYQDPVTDWFHKYVVTTIYEIDHTGGVPPKGSPRVVHSYQYFDGVAWHYNDDDGLVDPKRKTWSDYRGYGRVAVTVGDPGDQTYTETRYFRGMHGDKLSPSGGTRPVTIDGINDEDWYAGIPRETKTLNGPGGAVVSRQTNDPWASGATATRTVNGDTVTARHSRVATVRDYTMRDAGRGERVTRTTTGYDSYGMPISVDDFGEESVAGDETCAKTDFTPRNDTAWVMDRVHRTQTYAIGCAATTGTLTEADVIGETRTWYDDQPFETAPTRGLPTTGQEMGAWNAGAPTFTTIARTAYDVQGRVTSSWDAMDSLTKTDYVPVTGGPVTGTTVTNPLLHVTTTTLQPAWGLPTSTTDANNKRTDLAYDGLGRLTSVWLPGRDKTTQTANMVLAYTIRNNAATAVTTSQLNAAGNYITSHAFYDGQLRPRQTQVPSPSGGRMLTEAFYDSAGRARRTYGTYHANGSPGMTLVTATEPTNVPNQTRTIYDGAGRATAAIFQPYTVERWRGSTYYAGDRVDDTPPAGGTAMSTVFDARGRTVGLRQYHGTAPTPNTAGSWDATSYTFNRKGQLTSVTDPAGNDWTYTYDIRGRQIQVSDPDKGSTSLKYDNAGRVTETTDARNKRLLNSYDKLNRRTAILDPAVPATRARWTYDTIDKGQLTQSTRIVGTATYTVSVTDYDDAYRPTGQAVTIPATETGLSGTYNFTSTWNIDGSPASTSLPSINAGLPDEILSYGYDSLGLPTTLTTLYGNVASSYVAGTDYNALGQAEQYELYTGSGGRVWQKFERELETGRLTGIRTDRDTVAPHILSDIRYSFDPAGNITKATDVAPDPVDDTQCFDYDHLRRLTEAWTPASGNCEAAPSTSLLGGPAPYRHSWTFNAVGNRLSQVVHSTSGNATTNYAYPPADSPRPHSLSSTSGAQTGTYTYDATGNTLTRPTSSSGTQTMTWDPEGHLETSTDTAGETRYIYDADGNRLIRRDPTGKTLYLPGQEIRYTGTGSTNGTRYYSHGGAVVASRNAAGLTWLTSDHQGTGQIAVTADNTQALTLRRQTPYGTPRGPQLVWPNQRGFVGGTQDPTGLTHLGAREYDSGLGRFISVDPIMDLKDPQQWNAYSYANNTPITSSDPSGLSPEDAQWGGPTPSKHSQVNTELRYGSGKSTAKTKDKDRDFGRDVWRGVKSGWSSFVDSTIDAVTLQSARDAYDSASATHGQMTGVLAFAATVVEPLTPIGQFKMALGQADTSVRLIEAVADGDTEEAAAILTEQTLTVGAALLPLKVAPKGVRPPVTGKGRGGSGCSFSGQTGVLLADGSTKPIEEIAVGDVVLATDPETGEEGPRRVTQVWSHEDDLIDLKLDDDKSLTTTEDHPFWNATDRQWQEAQQLDTGDMLHTSRGTELPVVGLDWRTAHRGAAFNLTIDDIHTYYVMAGNTPVLVHNTGGCINFVSKGAGLDLRRSAEIDGETWRFNTGHGFNRAHEGPSGMNDLRTTTLTADQIEAAIARDVNAFRVSGGQIPVPGTSGFRGPLERYVDVGGAKIGYRVTNTPDGAFNVPTYWNHSWE is encoded by the coding sequence GTGAGTCTGCTGCACGCACCGGCACCGGCCGCGGCGAGTGCCGACCCGCCATACCAGCCGCCAGCGGCCACGCCGGTGCCAGCGGTGCCCGTGACCGAGGTCGCGTGGGCGCCCGTGAGTGCGTACATGCCAAGCCAACTCGCGGCATCGAAGCGGCAGACCCTCCCCGGAGCCGCTTCGGCGAGCGCGAAACCCGCCCCCGTCTGGCCAGCCGCCGCCAGCACGGTGGTGGAGCTGGCCGCCGCGCAGGACAGCGCACCGGCGAAGGTTGGTGGACTACCAGTCCGCGTCGCCGCAGCCAACGACAGCGGCACTGCCCGGTCGACCACGGGCCAACCCCAACGGGTACGGGTCGAGGTGCTGGACCGGGCCGCGACCACCCGCGCCGGGGTACGTGGCGTACTCCTTCGCCTGCACCGCGCCGACGGCCTCGCCACCACGGCGGGGGTGCGAGTCAGCGTCGACTACGCCGCCTTCGCCACCGCGTACGGCGCTGACTGGGCCAGCCGGCTCCGCCTTGTCAGTCTGCCGGACTGCGCGTTGACCAGCCCGAACAGTCGTCAATGCGTCGGTGTACCGTTGCCGTCGAGAAATGATCTCGCGAAGCGCACGGTGTCGGCGGACCTGCCGCTCAGCGCAGCGGCGAGGATGGTTGCGCTATCGGCCGACACCTCCGGGCCGGCAGGGGACTACGGCGCCACCTCGCTCCAGCCATCGTCCACCTGGTCGGCTGGTGGGAACTCCGGATCCTTCACCTGGTCCTATCCGATGCGCGTGCCGCCCGCTCCGGGCGGGCCGGCGCCCCAGATTGGACTCAACTACTCGTCGCAGTCGGTCGACGGTCGCCACGCCGCCTCGAACAACCAGCCGTCCTGGGTCGGCGAGGGCTTCGAGGCGACGGTCGGTGGGTTCATCGAGCGCAGGTACAAGCCGTGCGCCGATGACATGGACGGGTCTGCGAACAACGATGACGAAACCGGCGACCTGTGCTGGGAAACCGACAATGCCATCCTCTCCCTCAACGGGAGCTCCAGCGAGCTGATCTACAACTCGACCGAGAACCGCTGGCATCCGCGCAGCGACGACGGTTCCCGGATCGAACGCAGGACCGGAGCCAGCAACGGTGACAACAACGGCGAGCACTGGGTGGTCACCGCGACCGACGGCACTCAGTACTGGTTCGGGCGCAACCGGCTACCCGGCTGGGCGTCCGGACAACCAGTGACCAACTCCACCTGGACCGCGCCGGTATTCGGCAACGACCCGGCCGTCGGCAGCATCCCGGCCGAACCGTGTCACGCAACCGCCTTCGCCGACTCCGACTGCGTGCAGGCGTGGCGCTGGAACCTGGACTACGTCGTCGACCTGAACAACAACTCGGCGTCGTACTGGTACGTCAAGGAAACCAACAAGTACGCCCGCAATCTCGACCCGGCCGACGACGCGGCCTACGACCGGGGCGGCTGGCTCGACCGGATCGACTACGGAACTCGCCAGAACAGCGGCGTCGACTCGGTGCTGAGCACCCCAGCGCCGCTGCGAGTGGAATTCGGCGAGGCCGACCGCTGCCTGTCCAGTTGCGGTACACACGACGAGGCGCACTGGCCGGACACCCCGTGGGACGCCGAGTGCACGGGCACGTCGTGTCCGGACAACTTTTCGCCGACATTCTGGTCCACCAAGCGGCTCGCCACCATCACCACCCAGGTCCGCAATGGCGGCGGCTACGACAACGTGGAGCGGTGGACGCTCAAGCACACATTCCCGGATCCCGGAGACGGCACCCGGGCCGGGTTGTGGCTGGACAAGATCTCTCACGCCGGCCTGGTCGGCGGTACGACGACTGTCCCGGATGTGGAGTTCACTTACATCCAGCTCGCCAACCGGGTCGACACGATTGACTTCGCGGCGGCGATGAACTGGATGCGGATCGCCCAGATCCGCAACGAAAGTGGCGGCACGATCAACGTCACCTACTCGGAACCGGACTGCGTAGCTGGTCAGACACCGACGCCGCACACCAACAACCGGCTCTGCTACCCGGTCATCTGGGAGCCGGAGGGCTACCAGGACCCGGTCACCGACTGGTTCCACAAGTACGTGGTGACCACGATCTACGAAATCGACCACACCGGCGGCGTGCCGCCGAAGGGAAGCCCACGCGTCGTCCACTCGTACCAGTACTTCGACGGCGTGGCCTGGCACTACAACGACGACGACGGGCTCGTCGACCCGAAGCGGAAGACCTGGTCCGACTACCGCGGCTACGGCCGGGTAGCGGTCACCGTCGGTGATCCAGGAGACCAGACGTACACGGAAACCCGCTATTTCCGTGGCATGCACGGTGACAAGCTGTCCCCGTCCGGCGGCACCCGGCCGGTCACGATCGACGGGATCAACGACGAGGACTGGTACGCCGGGATCCCCCGCGAAACCAAGACCCTGAACGGCCCCGGCGGTGCCGTCGTGTCCCGGCAGACGAACGACCCGTGGGCCTCGGGCGCCACCGCCACCCGCACGGTCAACGGCGACACCGTCACCGCCCGGCACAGCCGTGTCGCGACCGTGCGCGACTACACCATGCGTGACGCCGGCCGTGGCGAACGGGTCACCCGGACCACCACCGGCTACGACAGCTACGGCATGCCGATCAGCGTCGACGACTTCGGTGAGGAAAGCGTCGCTGGGGATGAGACTTGCGCGAAGACCGACTTCACTCCCCGTAACGACACGGCCTGGGTGATGGACCGGGTCCACCGGACCCAGACCTACGCCATCGGCTGCGCCGCCACCACCGGCACCCTCACCGAGGCCGACGTCATCGGCGAAACCCGCACCTGGTACGACGACCAGCCCTTCGAAACAGCGCCCACGCGCGGCCTGCCCACCACCGGCCAGGAGATGGGGGCGTGGAACGCGGGGGCTCCCACCTTCACCACCATCGCCCGGACCGCCTACGACGTCCAGGGCCGGGTGACCTCGTCCTGGGACGCGATGGACTCCTTGACGAAGACCGACTACGTACCGGTAACCGGCGGACCGGTCACCGGAACCACGGTGACCAATCCACTGCTGCACGTCACCACCACGACCCTGCAACCGGCGTGGGGCCTGCCGACCTCGACCACGGACGCGAACAACAAGCGCACCGACCTCGCCTACGACGGACTGGGCCGGCTCACGTCGGTCTGGCTACCCGGACGCGACAAGACCACCCAGACGGCGAACATGGTCCTCGCCTACACCATCCGGAACAACGCGGCCACCGCCGTCACCACGTCACAGCTCAACGCGGCCGGGAACTACATCACCTCACACGCCTTCTACGACGGCCAACTCCGCCCCCGGCAAACCCAGGTGCCCTCCCCATCCGGTGGACGAATGCTCACCGAAGCCTTCTACGACAGCGCCGGCCGCGCGCGCCGAACCTATGGCACCTACCACGCCAACGGCAGCCCCGGGATGACTCTGGTCACGGCCACCGAACCGACGAACGTCCCCAACCAGACCCGCACCATCTACGACGGCGCCGGCCGAGCCACCGCGGCGATCTTCCAGCCGTACACCGTGGAACGCTGGCGGGGCTCCACCTACTACGCCGGTGACCGGGTGGATGACACGCCACCGGCTGGCGGTACCGCCATGTCGACCGTCTTCGACGCCCGCGGTCGTACGGTGGGGTTGCGGCAGTACCACGGCACGGCGCCGACACCGAACACCGCCGGCAGTTGGGACGCGACCTCATACACCTTCAACCGCAAGGGCCAGCTGACCTCGGTCACCGACCCGGCCGGCAACGACTGGACCTACACCTACGACATCCGCGGCCGCCAAATCCAGGTCAGCGACCCCGACAAGGGGTCCACCTCCCTCAAGTACGACAACGCCGGCAGGGTGACGGAAACCACCGACGCCCGCAACAAAAGGCTGCTCAACAGCTACGACAAACTGAACCGACGTACGGCGATTCTCGATCCGGCCGTGCCCGCAACCCGCGCCCGCTGGACCTACGACACCATCGACAAGGGACAACTCACCCAGTCGACCCGGATCGTCGGCACAGCCACCTACACGGTGAGCGTGACCGACTACGACGACGCCTACCGCCCGACAGGTCAAGCCGTCACCATCCCCGCGACCGAAACCGGCCTCAGCGGCACCTACAACTTCACCAGCACCTGGAACATCGACGGATCACCCGCCTCGACCAGCCTGCCCTCCATCAACGCCGGCCTACCCGACGAGATCCTGTCCTACGGCTACGACAGCCTTGGCCTGCCGACGACCCTGACCACCCTCTACGGCAACGTCGCGAGTTCATACGTCGCCGGCACGGACTACAACGCCCTCGGCCAAGCCGAGCAGTACGAGCTGTACACCGGCTCGGGTGGACGGGTGTGGCAGAAATTCGAGCGCGAGCTGGAAACCGGTCGACTCACCGGCATCCGTACCGACCGGGACACCGTCGCACCGCACATCCTCTCCGACATCCGCTACAGCTTCGACCCCGCCGGCAACATCACCAAGGCGACAGACGTCGCGCCCGACCCGGTCGACGACACCCAGTGCTTCGACTACGACCACCTGCGCCGACTCACCGAGGCATGGACCCCCGCCTCCGGCAATTGCGAGGCAGCTCCGTCCACCAGCCTCCTGGGCGGCCCCGCCCCCTACCGGCACTCCTGGACATTCAACGCCGTAGGCAACCGGCTCAGCCAGGTCGTCCACAGCACCAGCGGAAACGCCACCACCAACTACGCCTACCCGCCCGCCGACAGCCCACGCCCGCACAGCCTCAGCTCCACCAGCGGCGCGCAGACCGGCACCTACACCTACGACGCCACCGGCAACACCCTCACCCGCCCGACCTCCTCCTCCGGCACCCAGACCATGACCTGGGACCCCGAGGGACATCTCGAAACCAGCACCGACACCGCAGGCGAAACCCGGTACATCTACGACGCCGACGGCAACCGCCTGATCCGCCGCGACCCCACCGGCAAAACCCTCTACCTGCCCGGCCAAGAGATCCGCTATACCGGCACTGGGTCGACGAACGGGACCCGCTACTACAGCCACGGCGGCGCTGTTGTCGCCTCCCGAAACGCCGCCGGCCTGACCTGGCTTACGAGCGACCACCAGGGCACGGGCCAGATCGCCGTCACCGCCGACAACACTCAGGCTCTCACTCTGCGACGACAAACCCCCTACGGCACACCTCGCGGCCCGCAGCTCGTGTGGCCGAACCAACGAGGCTTCGTCGGTGGAACCCAAGACCCGACCGGCCTGACGCATCTCGGCGCCCGCGAATACGACTCCGGACTCGGCCGATTCATCAGCGTCGACCCCATCATGGACCTGAAGGACCCACAACAATGGAACGCCTACTCCTACGCCAACAACACCCCCATCACGTCCAGCGACCCAAGTGGTCTCAGTCCTGAAGACGCCCAATGGGGAGGCCCCACCCCCTCAAAGCACTCACAGGTCAACACCGAATTAAGATACGGCAGCGGCAAATCCACCGCCAAGACCAAGGACAAGGATCGCGACTTCGGCAGGGACGTATGGCGCGGAGTCAAGTCCGGATGGTCATCGTTCGTCGATTCGACCATCGATGCGGTCACGCTCCAGAGCGCCCGAGATGCCTACGACTCAGCCTCCGCCACGCACGGCCAAATGACCGGAGTGCTAGCGTTCGCCGCGACCGTTGTCGAACCTCTGACACCAATTGGCCAGTTCAAAATGGCCCTAGGTCAGGCGGATACCAGCGTCAGGCTCATCGAAGCCGTCGCAGACGGAGACACAGAGGAAGCGGCGGCCATCCTCACGGAGCAGACGCTCACCGTTGGCGCCGCCCTCCTGCCGCTCAAGGTCGCTCCAAAGGGTGTTCGCCCTCCGGTAACGGGTAAGGGTCGAGGTGGAAGCGGCTGTAGCTTCTCGGGGCAGACCGGGGTCCTACTTGCGGACGGAAGCACCAAGCCGATCGAGGAAATCGCGGTCGGCGATGTCGTCCTCGCCACGGACCCTGAAACAGGGGAAGAAGGTCCCCGAAGGGTGACGCAAGTATGGTCCCACGAGGACGACCTGATCGACCTTAAGCTCGACGACGACAAGTCCCTGACGACCACTGAAGACCACCCTTTCTGGAACGCAACCGACCGGCAGTGGCAAGAAGCTCAGCAACTTGACACCGGCGATATGCTCCATACAAGTCGCGGTACGGAGCTTCCGGTCGTTGGACTTGACTGGCGCACGGCCCATCGAGGTGCTGCCTTCAACCTTACTATTGACGACATCCACACGTACTATGTGATGGCCGGCAACACGCCGGTACTCGTGCATAACACGGGCGGATGTATCAACTTCGTTTCGAAGGGTGCAGGACTTGACCTTCGGCGTAGCGCAGAAATCGACGGTGAAACCTGGAGATTCAATACCGGGCATGGGTTCAATCGCGCTCATGAAGGTCCTAGTGGGATGAACGATCTTCGGACTACAACGCTGACGGCAGATCAGATCGAGGCCGCGATCGCTCGTGACGTGAATGCATTCAGGGTGAGTGGAGGTCAGATTCCAGTTCCAGGAACGTCGGGCTTCAGGGGACCTCTCGAAAGATATGTCGACGTGGGTGGTGCCAAGATCGGGTATCGTGTGACCAATACGCCTGACGGCGCATTTAATGTTCCGACCTATTGGAATCATAGCTGGGAGTGA
- a CDS encoding IS5 family transposase, with protein MERTPRYPSDLTDAQWDIVEPMLPLPKWLGRPEKNPRRAIVDAILYVVRTGCSWRQLPVDFPPWSTVYWHFNRFEKRGVTDRILAELREPVRIAEGRDPEPSAGIIDSQSVKGADTVGQETRGYDAGKKINGRKRFVVTDTLGLLVAVWVLAASWQDRDGGKATLLAAYAATPIRYVFADQGFTGQLVDWAKATLNTTLEIIRKPADQKGFAVHPRRWVVERTLAWLTAHRRLARDYERLPETSEAMIRWAAINQMLRRLTRGRPPDANNAAPSTHPTDTNLIHPLS; from the coding sequence GTGGAACGCACCCCTCGTTACCCATCGGACCTGACGGACGCGCAGTGGGACATCGTCGAGCCGATGTTGCCGCTGCCGAAGTGGCTCGGTCGGCCGGAGAAGAATCCCCGCCGGGCGATCGTGGACGCGATCCTGTACGTGGTGCGGACCGGTTGCTCCTGGCGGCAGTTGCCGGTCGACTTCCCGCCCTGGTCGACCGTGTACTGGCACTTCAACCGCTTCGAGAAACGTGGCGTGACCGATCGGATCCTTGCCGAGCTGCGGGAACCGGTCCGGATCGCCGAGGGACGGGACCCCGAACCGTCGGCCGGGATCATCGACTCCCAGTCAGTGAAGGGCGCCGACACCGTTGGCCAGGAAACTCGGGGCTACGACGCGGGGAAGAAGATCAACGGTAGGAAGCGGTTCGTCGTCACCGACACCCTCGGTCTGCTGGTCGCGGTATGGGTCCTGGCCGCGTCGTGGCAGGACCGCGACGGCGGCAAGGCCACCCTCCTCGCCGCGTACGCGGCCACCCCGATCCGGTACGTGTTCGCCGACCAGGGCTTCACCGGTCAGCTCGTCGACTGGGCCAAGGCGACCCTGAACACCACCCTGGAGATCATCCGCAAACCCGCCGACCAGAAGGGCTTCGCCGTCCACCCGCGCCGGTGGGTGGTCGAGCGGACCCTGGCCTGGTTAACCGCCCACCGCCGACTCGCCCGCGACTACGAACGCCTCCCCGAAACCTCCGAGGCCATGATCCGCTGGGCGGCCATCAACCAGATGCTCCGCCGACTCACCCGAGGAAGACCGCCCGACGCCAACAACGCCGCACCTTCAACCCACCCGACTGACACCAATCTCATACACCCTCTTAGTTGA
- a CDS encoding MFS transporter yields MTATISEPRLSASYWRLWWAAAIDNIGDGVFAAAIPLLALTITHDPRLVSILAAATYLPWLLLSIPAGAVVDRYDRVGLMWRSQAIQAALVGIVAVLAAVGELSIPVLAVMAFGLGCCDVVFGIASQAILPEIVPKSLLHKANGNLYTVTTVGQTFVGPPLGSISFAVAVALPFGLDAASFALSAALLATLPRRRRTRTEHPPLRTAIADGLRWLTGHRLLRTLALLLGVNTFCFHLGNVTLVLLATQTLHLSTRSYGLLLAGAAIGSVLGGLVNARIVVRIGALPALLTALVANVFIFAGIGLSPDAIALGALLALNGFFTTLWNIVTVSLRQQLVPSELLGRVNGVYRMLGWGLIPLGALTGGIVAHEFGVRAGYPIAGGLRAIALLVALPVIVAALGAANAKSAANSALAGRY; encoded by the coding sequence GTGACCGCGACGATTTCCGAGCCTCGACTGTCCGCTTCCTACTGGCGCCTATGGTGGGCGGCGGCCATCGACAATATCGGCGATGGTGTGTTCGCCGCGGCCATCCCGTTGCTGGCTCTGACCATCACCCACGACCCGCGGCTGGTCTCGATCCTTGCTGCCGCGACGTACCTGCCGTGGCTACTTCTATCAATTCCGGCCGGGGCGGTCGTCGACCGCTACGACCGGGTCGGTCTGATGTGGCGTTCCCAGGCGATCCAGGCGGCCCTCGTCGGCATCGTGGCGGTACTGGCTGCAGTCGGTGAATTGAGCATTCCCGTCCTGGCCGTGATGGCGTTCGGGCTCGGTTGCTGTGACGTGGTGTTCGGTATCGCGTCGCAGGCGATCCTGCCGGAGATCGTCCCGAAATCCCTGCTGCACAAGGCGAACGGCAATCTGTACACCGTCACCACCGTCGGTCAGACGTTCGTCGGCCCGCCCCTGGGCAGCATCTCGTTCGCCGTCGCCGTCGCACTGCCGTTCGGCCTGGACGCAGCCTCGTTCGCCCTGTCCGCCGCGCTGTTGGCGACCCTGCCGCGCCGTCGGCGGACACGAACCGAGCACCCGCCGTTGCGCACGGCCATCGCGGACGGCCTGCGTTGGCTTACCGGGCATCGCCTGCTGCGCACCCTCGCACTGCTGCTCGGCGTCAACACCTTCTGTTTTCATTTGGGCAACGTGACCCTCGTCCTGCTCGCAACGCAGACGCTGCACCTGAGCACGCGCAGCTACGGCCTCTTGCTCGCCGGTGCCGCGATCGGCAGCGTGCTCGGAGGCTTGGTCAACGCCCGGATCGTCGTGCGGATCGGGGCGCTGCCCGCGCTGCTCACAGCGCTCGTGGCGAACGTCTTCATTTTCGCCGGCATCGGGCTCAGTCCGGATGCGATCGCGCTCGGCGCACTGCTGGCATTGAACGGGTTCTTCACCACCCTGTGGAACATCGTGACCGTGAGCCTGCGACAGCAGCTCGTGCCATCGGAGCTCCTGGGACGGGTCAACGGCGTCTACCGGATGCTGGGTTGGGGACTGATCCCGCTCGGTGCGCTGACTGGGGGCATCGTCGCGCACGAATTCGGGGTGCGAGCGGGGTACCCGATCGCCGGTGGGCTGCGTGCCATCGCACTGCTCGTCGCGCTGCCGGTTATTGTCGCCGCGCTGGGCGCGGCAAATGCCAAGTCGGCCGCAAACAGCGCCTTAGCGGGGAGGTACTGA